One Herpetosiphonaceae bacterium genomic window, GTGGGAGGCTCCTTCCCGATCCTCGATCGTTCTCGTCGCAGACAACGCTTAGCCCGCGCTGGCCGCTGGCTCGCCTGCGGGTACGTCCGGCTCGCGCTCCGGCTTGGACGGCTCCGCAGGAGCCGGGGCGGCTGCCGCTGGCTTATCGGTGATCGCGTCCGGTAGCTGGGCTTCTACCGTCCGCAGCGGTCGGTAGAGATAGCCGCCGACCGCCGTAGCCATCACGGTCAGACCGATCAGGACAAAGAGCAGGCCAACGCCACGGCCCGGCCCGGTTCCGATCAGCGCCCCGACCGATCCCGCGAGCGCGCCGCCGTCAGCGAGGAGCGGCTCGAACGCGCCGTCCGAGAGCGGACCCGCGAGCGCATAGGCCAGGGGAGCGGTCGACCAGGCGATCATCAGGCGGGTGGCAAAGACACGGCCTTGAATCTCAGGCGGAACCTTGACCTGCCAGATCGTCTGGGTACAGCCGTTGATGAACGGCACGCAGAACATACACACAAACGACGCCACGCCGATCAGCCAGGTCGAGGCCTGGACACCGGCCAGGAAGAAGCTGAAGCCAAAGAGCACGCCGAAGCCGAGCACGCCGTGAATGCGCGGCTTGGGACCGCCCCAGGTGCTCAGCAGGAGCGTGCCCGCAAGCAATCCCACGCCGCCAGCCGAGGCGATCGTGCCAAGCGCCGCGACGGTCGAAAACTTCAGCACCAGCGGCGTGAACAGCACTTGCGCCAGGCCGTACGCGAAGTTCACCAGCGCGAAGAAGATCAGCATGCCAAGCAGGCCCGCCCGCTGGGTAATATACTGC contains:
- a CDS encoding MFS transporter — translated: MTQSAAPQPSAAPEGMRAFFIVWFGQLVSLIGSGLTTFALGVWAYQRTGSVTLFAMITLAGTLPSILVSPFAGVYVDRWNRRRVLIASDFGSAILTLLVALLLWSDTLAIWHIWGIVAIRSVIRAFQLPAYTASVTMLIPKAQLTRANGMMQFGTAAAQIVAPLLAGVLMEIIFLQGIILIDVVTFVVAVVTLLVVSIPQPASKGGQKRSVLREASDGWQYITQRAGLLGMLIFFALVNFAYGLAQVLFTPLVLKFSTVAALGTIASAGGVGLLAGTLLLSTWGGPKPRIHGVLGFGVLFGFSFFLAGVQASTWLIGVASFVCMFCVPFINGCTQTIWQVKVPPEIQGRVFATRLMIAWSTAPLAYALAGPLSDGAFEPLLADGGALAGSVGALIGTGPGRGVGLLFVLIGLTVMATAVGGYLYRPLRTVEAQLPDAITDKPAAAAPAPAEPSKPEREPDVPAGEPAASAG